In Kryptolebias marmoratus isolate JLee-2015 linkage group LG20, ASM164957v2, whole genome shotgun sequence, a genomic segment contains:
- the LOC108245526 gene encoding collagen alpha-5(IV) chain encodes MRRPVSLISLILFAVLLMVTEAKKCVCSGRSRCHCKGIKGNKGEKGFQGDPGPPGAVGHAGSMGHPGPVGPKGNTGPDGPMGPKGNMGPIGKEGSDGFHGLPGIPGLQGPPGEPGYEGCNGTDGDIGLPGVPGCPGLDGQPGAPGQAGTKGDSLTSNHSKPGSPGLPGRDGNRGQQGAPGEYGLPGNPGPKGSAGLPGYSGAPGSKGQEGIAGVPGPQGPKGRQGPSGPPGPPGRIKEFFTESLLLKGVKGDRGDVGDKGCRGDPGEPGYGYYTKGAKGDIGKPGPEGKPGKNGDTGLTGFRGRPGQKGDPGYPGIPGGLGKKGNRGPPGPPGDIFAPESLKGQTGDPGLPGPSGVPGHPGVVGFPGPPGPPGDTFGFFVPGPRGPPGFPGPKGDLGDPEDIYSRPPGPDGDPGDEGPPGDQGPPGPPEDRTNRITKGLPGMKGVKGFPGPIGYNGIVGKKGEKGEPCYECSGFGPPGPPGPRGPPGLPGANQGPGERGDPGFPGPPGLPGLLGLHGSNGLPGPPGQKGDSYSYQAPGLKGEKGDPGQLGRPGADGFPGSPGLPGRKGAQGLPGDSYLLPGVEGDRGFPGLPGSLGKQGPIGYPGPVRYGPSGSPGNKGDTGVPGFPGQPGIPGQKGEPGHFHIQGPPGPPGFKGLPGLPGSPGYQGTPGTPGTPGAEGQKGERGEVSTPGSPGLPGHKGDKGQPGLPGTPGRGLPGQSGLEGPPGPPGEKGDSGAGYPGHPGPQGPPGEDGAPGPPGDPGIPGFPGKPGPVAIPGLQGEKGMKGSDGPPGLPGSKDLCQGLPGPEGPPGTDGYPGHPGPNGLPGEKGNVGLPGFGLPGLPGDPGLPGFSVPGSHGLPGTKGVKGENGWHGQPGPRGDSGPDGISGHGPEGIPGNIGQPGPRGDPGPNGAKGLQGLPGMDGEQGSMGPPGPMSPFNLTGQPGDPGDPGEPGQPGLPGPNGHPGRTGTNGQRGNVGLSGIQGLRGPPGEPGVDGNLLTQGNQGPTGLPGKSGHIGHPGPKGIKGESGAPGIPGAKGVPGLIGYKGATGEPNYGYGPPGPTGQKGEPGISSTIMLKGQKGEPGIEGLVGLPGNRGAKGNSGPVGQNGPQGLQGSKGSDGPSGLKGYPGPNGLPGRPGLPGKSGDTGPRGNQGLDGIPGPPGQKGDSGRGTGLPGIPGYPGQPGPPGNVGSLGLSVSGSPGLKGDRGLPGPPGICGQRGQPGREGICVPGPKGDQGFPGNPGNRGYPGPPGPPGSAEPGVKGDRGDPGPLGIPGFCGPPGNTGPQGPPGPVGLPGGPGARGDPGPSGKQGPPGAVGDPGYIPGSSGFLGPKGFPGPPGLKGEPAFGREIYEPGPPGSPGPPGYQGSPGITGLPGPRGPSGQRGFKGISGTSPLGPPGFTGQKGVKGKPGLPGPEGRLGNPGHKGQRGLPGKGAAGYVDSFLIARHSQSVRVPDCPSGTSLIYSGYSFLFINGNERAHGQDLGTTGSCLPRFSTMPFLFCDTERTCRYASRNDYSYWLSTDEPMPANMVSITADKLASYISRCSVCETTSTVIAIHSQNTLIPECPRSWESLWTGYSFVMQTGAGAEGSSQPLISPGSCLENFRQVPFIECHGRGTCNYYPDSYSYWLASLDPNNMFSKPLPQTVKGTFLQSVISRCRVCRKP; translated from the exons ATGAGAAGGCCAGTGAGTCTAAtttctctgatcctgtttgctGTGCTATTGATGGTGACAGAGGcaaaaaaa tgtgtgtgcaGTGGAAGATCAAGGTGCCACTGCAAAGGAATCAAAGGCAACAAg GGAGAAAAAGGTTTTCAAGGAGATCCAGGTCCTCCGGGAGCAGTGGGCCATGCAGGATCCATGGGTCATCCTGGGCCAGTGGGACCAAAG GGCAACACTGGGCCTGATGGACCCATGGGACCAAAAGGCAATATG GGACCAATAGGAAAAGAGGGATCGGATGGGTTTCATGGTCTTCCG GGTATCCCAGGCTTACAGGGTCCTCCGGGAGAACCAGGTTATGAAGGCTGCAATGGAACAGAT GGAGACATTGGACTTCCTGGTGTTCCAGGCTGCCCTGGATTGGATGGACAGCCA GGTGCTCCAGGTCAGGCTGGAACTAAG gGTGACTCCTTGACATCAAATCATTCAAAACCAGGGTCACCAGGACTACCAGGGAGAGATGGAAATCGG GGGCAACAAGGTGCCCCAGGAGAATATGGACTACCTGGGAACCCTGGACCAAAAGGATCTGCT GGACTTCCAGGTTACTCCGGGGCTCCAGGATCTAAG GGTCAGGAAGGCATAGCTGGTGTCCCAGGACCTCAAGGTCCAAAG GGTAGACAAGGCCCAAGCGGTCCACCTGGACCTCCAGGGAGGATTAAGGAGTTCTTCACAGAGAGTCTTCTGTTAAAG GGTGTAAAGGGAGACAGAGGAGATGTTGGAGACAAAGGCTGCAGAGGAGACCCA GGAGAACCTGGTTATGGTTATTACACAAAGGGAGCAAAGGGAGACATAGGAAAGCCGGGTCCAGAA GGAAAGCCAGGGAAGAATGGTGATACTGGACTAACTGGATTTAGG GGAAGGCCCGGCCAGAAAGGTGATCCAGGATATCCAGGAATACCAGGAGGATTG ggcAAGAAGGGAAATAGGGGCCCTCCTGGTCCACCAGGAGAT ATTTTTGCACCAGAGTCACTGAAAGGACAAACTGGAGATCCTGGTCTTCCAGGTCCTTCTGGGGTCCCTGGACATCCAG GTGTTGTTGGTTTTCCCGGACCTCCTGGACCTCCAG GTGATACATTTGGGTTTTTCGTGCCAGGCCCACGTGGTCCTCCAGGTTTTCCTGGTCCCAAGGGAGACCTTGGGGATCCTGAAGATATTTACAGTAGGCCTCCAGGTCCAGATGGTGATCCTGGTGATGAAGGGCCTCCTGGGGACCAAGGCCCACCTGGACCCCCTGAAGACAGAA CTAACAGAATTACGAAGGGCCTCCCTGGAATGAAAGGAGTGAAAGGTTTTCCTGGACCTATAGGCTATAATGGGATTGTTGGGAAGAAAG GAGAGAAAGGAGAGCCTTGTTATGAGTGTAGTGGATTTGGACCTCCAGGGCCACCGGGTCCCCGTGGCCCACCTGGCCTTCCTG GGGCTAATCAAGGACCAGGGGAAAGAGGTGATCCAGGCTTTCCAGGACCTCCAGGATTACCTGGACTGCTT ggtCTTCATGGTTCAAATGGCTTACCGGGCCCTCCAGGACAGAAGGGAGACTCATATTCCTATCAAGCTCCAGgtttaaaaggggaaaaaggaGACCCAGGGCAGCTTGGAAGACCTGGTGCTGACGGCTTTCCTGGGTCTCCTGGATTACCAGGTCGCAAAGGTGCTCAAGGTCTACCTGGAGATTCG TATCTTCTTCCTGGTGTAGAAGGAGACCGTGGGTTTCCAGGTTTACCAGGATCTTTAGGTAAACAAGGACCAATTGGCTACCCTGGGCCAGTGAGGTATGGACCTTCTGGATCTCCAGGGAATAAAGGAGACACTGGTGTACCTGGCTTTCCAGGACAGCCTGGAATTCCAG GACAAAAAGGAGAACCTGGTCATTTTCACATTcaaggacctccaggaccaccTGGATTTAAAGGTCTTCCAGGCCTACCAGGAAGTCCAG GGTATCAGGGGACACCAGGTACCCCAGGAACACCAGGTGCTGAAggacaaaaaggagaaagaggTGAAGTGTCAACTCCTGGAAGTCCAGGGCTCCCAGGACATAAAG GTGATAAGGGACAGCCTGGTCTACCAGGCACTCCAGGGAGGGGCTTACCTGGACAGTCTGGTCTAGAAGGCCCTCCAGGTCCTCCAGGAGAGAAG gGTGATAGTGGTGCTGGATATCCTGGCCACCCAGGTCCCCAAGGGCCTCCAGGTGAAGATGGAGCTCCAGGGCCACCAGGTGATCCTGGAATCCCTGGCTTTCCTGGAAAACCAGGACCAGTTGCTATACCTGGGCTTCAAGGAGAAAAAG GAATGAAAGGTTCTGATGGCCCGCCAGGGCTGCCTGGTAGCAAAGATTTATGTCAAGGTTTGCCTGGACCAGAAGGACCACCAGGGACAGATGGCTATCCAGGACATCCAG GACCTAATGGCTTGCCTGGTGAAAAGGGAAATGTAGGTTTACCTGGGTTTGGTCTTCCTGGCCTTCCTGGAGATCCTGGTCTCCCTGGGTTCTCAGTGCCGGGTTCACATGGACTTCCTGGAACAAAAGGAGTGAAGGGAGAAAATGGCTGGCATGGTCAGCCAG GACCAAGAGGAGACTCTGGACCTGATGGGATTTCAGGGCATGGGCCAGAGGGAATCCCTGGTAATATAGGGCAACCTGGTCCAAGAG GGGACCCAGGCCCCAACGGAGCTAAAGGTCTCCAAGGATTACCTGGCATGGATGGAGAACAAGGTTCCATGGGTCCTCCGGGGCCCATGTCTCCTTTTAATTTAACTGGACAACCCGGGGACCCTGGGGACCCTGGCGAACCAG gACAACCTGGTCTACCTGGTCCCAATGGACATCCAGGTAGAACTGGAACAAATGGGCAGAGAGGAAATGTAGGATTATCAGGGATTCAAGGACTAAGAG GTCCTCCTGGTGAGCCAGGTGTTGATGGAAATCTACTGACCCAAGGAAATCAAGGTCCTACAGGACTCCCAGGAAAATCCGGACACATAGGTCATCCAG gGCCTAAAGGAATAAAGGGGGAGTCAGGAGCCCCTGGAATACCAGGAGCAAAGGGTGTTCCAGGTCTAATTGGTTACAAAGGAGCAACTGGAGAGCCAAACTATGGATATGGTCCACCTGGACCAACTGGACAAAAG GGTGAACCAGGGATAAGCAGTACAATCATGCTGAAGGGTCAAAAAGGAGAACCTGGTATTGAAGGGCTGGTAGGCCTACCAGGAAACCGTGGAGCCAAAGGAAACTCTGGACCTGTTGGACAAAATG GCCCCCAAGGCCTCCAAGGTTCAAAAGGCTCAGATGGCCCTTCTGGACTCAAAGGATACCCAGGACCTAATGGACTGCCAg GTCGTCCAGGCCTTCCAGGTAAAAGTGGGGATACTGGTCCCAGAGGCAACCAGGGTCTTGATGGTATTCCTGGGCCACCAGGGCAGAAAGGAGACAGTG gCAGAGGAACAGGGCTGCCAGGGATACCTGGTTATCCAGGTCAGCcag GTCCTCCTGGAAATGTTGGTTCTCTTGGCTTGTCCGTATCAGGAAGTCCTGGACTAAAAGGAGATAGAGGGCTTCCAGGTCCACCTGGCATCTGTGGTCAGAGAGGACAACCAGGAAGAGAAGGAATTTGTGTTCCTGGACCGAAAGGAGATCAAGGATTCCCTGGAAATCCTGGGAACAGAG GCTATCCTGGCCCTCCTGGCCCTCCAGGTTCAGCAGAGCCAGGGGTCaaaggagacagaggagaccCAGGTCCCTTGGGGATCCCAGGTTTTTGTGGGCCCCCAGGAAATACAGGTCCTCAAGGACCACCT GGTCCAGTAGGCTTACCGGGAGGCCCAGGAGCAAGAGGAGATCCAGGCCCTTCTGGAAAACAAGGGCCCCCAG GTGCTGTGGGAGACCCTGGATACATTCCAGGTTCATCTGGTTTTCTTGGACCTAAAGGTTTTCCAGGACCCCCAG GCCTCAAAGGTGAGCCAGCCTTTGGCAGAGAAATATATGAACCAGGACCTCCTGGCTCACCTGGTCCCCCAGGATATCAAGGATCCCCAGGGATCACTGGACTTCCAGGACCACGAGGACCTTCAg GACAACGTGGTTTTAAAGGAATATCTGGAACAAGCCCACTTGGCCCTCCTGGATTTACTGGTCAGAAAGGGGTCAAAGGAAAACCAGGACTGCCAG GTCCAGAAGGCAGACTTGGAAACCCAGGCCATAAGGGTCAGAGAGGTTTGCCCGGCAAAGGAGCTGCAGGTTATGTTGACAGTTTCCTGATAGCCAGACACAGTCAGAGTGTCCGTGTCCCTGACTGCCCCAGTGGCACCAGCCTTATCTATTCTGGTTACTCCTTCCTCTTCATCAATGGAAATGAGAGAGCTCATGGTCAGGACCTTG GCACCACGGGGAGTTGTCTCCCTCGTTTCTCCACTATGCCCTTTCTGTTCTGTGACACGGAACGTACCTGCCGCTATGCTTCTCGTAATGACTACTCATACTGGCTATCCACTGACGAGCCGATGCCTGCCAACATGGTTTCCATCACAGCTGACAAGCTGGCCTCCTACATCAGCAG GTGTTCAGTTTGCGAAACAACCTCCACTGTTATAGCCATCCACAGTCAGAACACTCTGATACCTGAGTGTCCCAGGAGCTGGGAGTCCCTATGGACTGGATACTCATTTGTCATG CAAACAGGAGCTGGTGCTGAAGGATCCTCTCAGCCCCTGATTTCTCCTGGTTCGTGTCTGGAAAATTTTCGTCAAGTCCCTTTCATTGAGTGTCATGGCAGAGGGACCTGTAACTACTACCCTGATTCCTACAGTTACTGGTTAGCCTCCCTCGACCCAAACAACATGTTCAG CAAACCACTTCCTCAGACAGTGAAGGGAACTTTCCTACAGAGTGTCATCAGTCGCTGTCGAGTCTGCAGAAAACCATGA